The following nucleotide sequence is from Acidobacteriota bacterium.
TGAACTTGTGGGCAACCACCTTCAGGGGCCGGTCTATTTCACCATCACCCAATATCTTAACCCCATCCTTCACCTTCTTTATTATACCCCGCTCGAGGAGCAACTCCGGAGTGACCTCGGTATTCGGGGGGAAATCCGCCAACCGCTCAACATTTACCTCCGCATACTCCTTGCGGAATATGTTGGTGAACCCCCGCTTGGGCACCCGGCGATGGAGGGGCATCTGCCCTCCCTCAAAACCAAGCGACTGATGAAAACCGGAACGGGACTTCTGTCCATCCCTACCCCGGCAGGAGCTCCTTCCATGACCCGAACCTATCCCCCTACCTACTCGCTTCTTCCTCTTTAATGCTCCCTTAGGCGGTTTCAAATTGGCTAAAGTAATCTCCTCCATCCCTTTACTCCTCAATGATCCTCACCAAATGAGGTATTTTCTTCACCATACCCCTTATCTCCGGGGTATCAAGACGAACCACTACCTGATTGAGCCTTCTAAGACCCAAACCCCGTAATACCTCTCGCTGTTTCTTTGGATAACCTATGGCACTCTTTACCTGCTTAATCTTTATCGTCTTCCCCTTTTTCTGCTTGGTGACCACTTTCCTTCACCCTCTTTCTGCTACTCTCTGTTAACTATATCCTTACCTCTTATCCGAGCCACCCTCTCCGGATCCTTGAGCTTGAGTAAGCCATCAAAAGTGGCCTTGACCACATTGTGAGGATTATTACTGCCAAGCGACTTGGCAAGCACATCCTTAACCCCACAGAGCTCAAGCACCACCCGCACCGCGCCACCAGCAATGATGCCAGTACCCGGAGAGGCAGGCTTCATAAGCACCTTACTAGCACCAAATTCCCCCAGCACAGCGTGATGAAGGGTAGTATTATTAAGAGGAACCTCAATGAGGTTCTTCTTGGCGATTTGGATCCCTTTATTTATCGCCTGAGGTACTTCCCGAGCCTTACCCAAACCATAACCAACATGACCCTTGCCATCACCCACCACCACCAAGGCGGTAAAGCTCAGGTTCTTACCCCCTTTGACTACTTTAGTGACTCGGTTTATATAAATAACCTGATCGGTAAGCTCAAGCTCGTTGGCGTCTATCCGTTTCCTCTTAAGCAACACTTCCTCCTTTCTCCCTCACTTAGAACTCAATACCTTCTTCTCTCATCGCTTCGGCAGCCGCCTTCACCCTGCCGTGATACTTATAACCTCCTCGATCAAACACTATCTTCGTGATTCCCTTCTCCTTAAGCTTCGCTGCCATAAGCTCACCCGCCAGCTTCGCCGCTGCTATGTTGCCTCCATAAGTCATCTTCGATTTGAATAAGGGATCGAGCGACGAAACCGAAGCTATGGTAACCCCTCGGGTATCGTCTATTGCCTGAAGATAAATGTGTTTAAGACTTCGAAAAACACAAACCCGAGGACGCTCTTTGGTACCCTTAACCTTTTTTCTTACCCTTAAATGTCTCCGCTTTCTCGCCTCTTCCTTAGTTAACTTCATCGATCATCGCCCTCCAAGAATCATCACTGACCACCAACTCCGGCTTTACCAACCTTCCTTCGAAGGACCTCACCTTTGTACCTTATCCCCTTACCTTTGTAAACATCGGGTTTCCTTAAACTCCTTATGTTCGCCGCTACCTGACCAACTAACTGCTTATCGATACCGGATACGGTGAGTTTCGTTCCTCCCTCTACCTGAATGGAGATGCCTTTTGGAATGGAGAATTCGATGGGATGAGAATAACCGAGCTGGAAGATCACTTTATCTCCCTTATGCTCCGCTTTATAACCCACCCCAACGATCTCAAGCTCCTTAGAAAACCCTTCACTAACCCCCTTTATCGCGTTGGCAAGCAAACTCCTTGTGAGACCATGAAACATCCGTTGGCTCCGAGAATCACCGGAACGCTCAACAACCGCCACCGAATTCTCCGCCCGCACCGTGATCCCCTCAGGAAGGGGGGTACGAAGCTCCCCCTTAGGACCCTTGACTACCACCTCACTCCTGCCTATCTCTAAATTAACCCCAGCGGGAATGGATATCGGTTTCCTTCCTATCCTCGACATTTGCAGCCTCCTTCCCCTACCACACCTCACAGAGAACTTCCCCTCCTACCCCCTTCTTCCGCGCTTCAGCATCGGTAAGGATCCCTTTGGAGGTAGAAAGGATGGCAATGCCCAACCCGTTCAGTACCCTGGGGACCTCCTCCTTCCCACAATAGACCCTTCGCCCCGGTTTACTCACCCGCTTGAGACCGGTAATAGCCGGTTCCCCTTCCGGGGTATATTTGAGCCTGAGGGTCAGAATACCCTGCTTTCCGTCATCCTCAAACCGGAAGTTCTCCACATAACCCTCTTCCTTCAAAATCCTCGCTATCTCGAGCTTCATCTTGGAAGAGGGGAGGGATACCTCCTCCTTCTTCGCCATAAGTGCGTTTCTGATCCGGGTCAGCATATCAGCAATGGGATCGGTCATCATCTTTCCGCTACTCCTTTCCTAATTAAAAACTACCAGCTCGACTTTATCACTCCAGGTACCTCCCCCCTTAAGGCGAGGCTTCTGAAGCAAATACGGCAAATGCCAAACTTCCTCAGATATCCACGGGGCCTACCGCATAGCCTACACCGATTCCGCTGCCTCACCTTGAACTTTGGGGGACGCTTAGCTTTCTCAATTAACGCCTTTCTCGCCACCTTCTTATAACCTCCTATCTTCTCCTGAAGGGGAAGCCAAGGAGCTCAAGGAGCCTTCTTGCCTCTTCGTCAGTATTAGCGGTGGTGCATATGGTCACATTCATCCCCTTTATCTTCACTATCTTGGAGTAATCGACCTCAGGAAAGATCGACTGGTCCCTAAGACCTAAGGTATAATTGCCCCTCCCATCAAAAGAACGGGTGGGAAGACCCCTAAAGTCGCGCACCCTGGGGAGAGCGATATTGACCAGCCGATCGAAGAATTCCCACATCCGTGTCCCCCTGATGGTCACGGTGCAACCCACTGGTTGCCCTGCCCGTAATTTGAAGGCAGCGATCGACTTCTTCGCCCGCCTTATGGCAGGACGCTGTCCCGTGATCAACGCCAGATCGTTCATCACCCCATCAAGGATACGAATGTCCTGCGTCGCCTCACCTACCCCCATATTGACCACAATCTTCTCCAACCGAGGCACAGCCAGCTTGTTCTTATAGCCAAACTCCTTCATCAACTTGGGGACTATCTCCTTTTCATAAAGCTCCTTCAATCTCGGTATTATCTTCGCCTTGGCTATCATCTATCCAACACCCCTTGGCATTTCTTGCACACCCGAACCTTCTTCCCGTCCTCGAGAAAGATATGACCTACCCGGGTGGGCTCACCACACTCGGGACAGATAACCATCAGGTTGGAGATATGAATCGGA
It contains:
- the rplO gene encoding 50S ribosomal protein L15, with product MTLANLKPPKGALKRKKRVGRGIGSGHGRSSCRGRDGQKSRSGFHQSLGFEGGQMPLHRRVPKRGFTNIFRKEYAEVNVERLADFPPNTEVTPELLLERGIIKKVKDGVKILGDGEIDRPLKVVAHKFSRGAIEKIKGAGGEVEVIER
- a CDS encoding type Z 30S ribosomal protein S14, producing MARKALIEKAKRPPKFKVRQRNRCRLCGRPRGYLRKFGICRICFRSLALRGEVPGVIKSSW
- the rplF gene encoding 50S ribosomal protein L6, whose product is MSRIGRKPISIPAGVNLEIGRSEVVVKGPKGELRTPLPEGITVRAENSVAVVERSGDSRSQRMFHGLTRSLLANAIKGVSEGFSKELEIVGVGYKAEHKGDKVIFQLGYSHPIEFSIPKGISIQVEGGTKLTVSGIDKQLVGQVAANIRSLRKPDVYKGKGIRYKGEVLRRKVGKAGVGGQ
- the rpsE gene encoding 30S ribosomal protein S5, yielding MLKRKRIDANELELTDQVIYINRVTKVVKGGKNLSFTALVVVGDGKGHVGYGLGKAREVPQAINKGIQIAKKNLIEVPLNNTTLHHAVLGEFGASKVLMKPASPGTGIIAGGAVRVVLELCGVKDVLAKSLGSNNPHNVVKATFDGLLKLKDPERVARIRGKDIVNRE
- the rplE gene encoding 50S ribosomal protein L5 translates to MPRLKELYEKEIVPKLMKEFGYKNKLAVPRLEKIVVNMGVGEATQDIRILDGVMNDLALITGQRPAIRRAKKSIAAFKLRAGQPVGCTVTIRGTRMWEFFDRLVNIALPRVRDFRGLPTRSFDGRGNYTLGLRDQSIFPEVDYSKIVKIKGMNVTICTTANTDEEARRLLELLGFPFRRR
- a CDS encoding 50S ribosomal protein L18; translated protein: MKLTKEEARKRRHLRVRKKVKGTKERPRVCVFRSLKHIYLQAIDDTRGVTIASVSSLDPLFKSKMTYGGNIAAAKLAGELMAAKLKEKGITKIVFDRGGYKYHGRVKAAAEAMREEGIEF
- the rpmD gene encoding 50S ribosomal protein L30, giving the protein MVTKQKKGKTIKIKQVKSAIGYPKKQREVLRGLGLRRLNQVVVRLDTPEIRGMVKKIPHLVRIIEE
- the rpsH gene encoding 30S ribosomal protein S8, whose translation is MTDPIADMLTRIRNALMAKKEEVSLPSSKMKLEIARILKEEGYVENFRFEDDGKQGILTLRLKYTPEGEPAITGLKRVSKPGRRVYCGKEEVPRVLNGLGIAILSTSKGILTDAEARKKGVGGEVLCEVW